A stretch of the Mycobacterium sp. ITM-2016-00317 genome encodes the following:
- a CDS encoding carbon-nitrogen hydrolase family protein, producing MKLAAVAAHFGRDVDRGVAKVVGIIEAAARDGVQLLVFPDACLGGYLGDLRRPDPADPPPALDPDGPEIGAVIAAAGPMTVCVGYAEAAPGGGRYNSAICVSGDGVLGAHRKVHQPAGESLAYLAGDTFAAFDTAVGRLGMLIDYDKTFPESARALALDGAQIVAALSAWPASVTDRASRLPADRQSRLFDLYDCARAAENQVVVVSANQTGVMGSLRFLGQAKVVGPGGDVLATTRSKGGMACVEIDVETEIARARRVLDHLAERRVDAYSAAGRDRPCASH from the coding sequence ATGAAGCTCGCGGCGGTCGCGGCGCACTTCGGCCGCGACGTCGACCGCGGGGTGGCCAAGGTGGTCGGCATCATCGAGGCGGCCGCGCGCGACGGCGTTCAGCTGCTGGTGTTCCCGGACGCCTGTCTCGGCGGCTACCTCGGCGACCTGCGCAGGCCCGACCCGGCCGATCCTCCCCCGGCTCTCGACCCCGACGGGCCCGAGATCGGCGCGGTGATCGCCGCGGCGGGCCCGATGACCGTGTGCGTCGGCTACGCCGAAGCGGCCCCCGGCGGGGGGCGCTACAACTCGGCGATCTGCGTGTCCGGCGACGGGGTGCTGGGCGCCCACCGCAAGGTGCACCAGCCGGCCGGGGAGTCGCTGGCCTATCTGGCCGGTGACACGTTCGCCGCATTCGACACCGCCGTCGGCCGACTGGGCATGCTGATCGACTACGACAAGACGTTCCCCGAATCCGCGCGGGCGCTCGCGCTGGACGGGGCCCAGATCGTCGCCGCACTGTCGGCGTGGCCGGCCAGTGTCACCGACCGGGCGTCGCGGCTGCCCGCCGACCGCCAGTCGCGGTTGTTCGACCTCTACGACTGCGCCCGCGCCGCCGAGAACCAGGTCGTCGTGGTGTCGGCGAACCAGACCGGCGTGATGGGGTCCCTTCGGTTCCTCGGTCAGGCCAAGGTCGTCGGTCCGGGCGGCGACGTGCTGGCCACCACCCGGTCCAAGGGCGGCATGGCCTGTGTCGAGATCGATGTGGAGACCGAGATAGCGCGCGCCCGGAGGGTTTTGGACCACCTCGCGGAACGGCGGGTGGACGCGTATTCGGCCGCGGGACGGGATCGGCCATGCGCGTCGCACTGA
- a CDS encoding MSMEG_0567/sll0787 family protein, with protein sequence MLFHADPSHSPDLSILAGARPQRSTPFLVRQADARELQDYRRLRRASFVVEQGMFAGTDRDDVDDDPRTVVLVAVTGDGAVLGGVRLAPACTPDIGWWTGSRLVADPAARAAGLGPALIGAACAYVESVGALRFEATVQSRYATMFTGLGWTDDGEATVAGRPHRRMSWPLDPIARVAAATKSFLGDVLAPLRAVAGGLGPNGFVGDDGVPVPGTDAVAACDAIIPSMVERDPEWAGWCAVLVNVNDLSAMGATPTGLLDAVGAPTRSLLTRIVRGVANASQAWRVPVLGGHTQLGVPASLAITALGRTADPVPAGGGAAGDPLRLTVDLAGRWRPGYHGRQWDSTSGRTADDLARMAEYVATVRPRAAKDVSMAGIAGTAGMLAEAGGVGAEIDVATVPRPDGADLGSWLTCFPGFGMLTAGEAGTAPLPQSVATAVCGRLTRQPGVRLRWPDGAVTAVLPGAVTGLGTA encoded by the coding sequence GTGCTCTTCCATGCTGATCCGTCACACAGTCCCGATCTGTCCATCCTGGCCGGAGCGCGGCCGCAGCGCAGCACGCCGTTCCTCGTGCGGCAGGCCGACGCACGCGAGCTGCAGGACTACCGGCGCCTGCGCCGCGCGTCGTTCGTCGTGGAGCAAGGCATGTTCGCCGGCACCGACCGCGACGACGTCGACGACGATCCCCGCACCGTGGTGCTGGTGGCGGTGACCGGAGACGGTGCGGTGCTCGGCGGCGTGCGGCTGGCCCCGGCCTGCACGCCGGACATCGGCTGGTGGACCGGCAGCAGGCTGGTCGCCGACCCGGCGGCGCGCGCGGCGGGACTGGGCCCCGCGTTGATCGGTGCCGCCTGCGCCTACGTCGAATCCGTCGGCGCGCTGCGCTTCGAGGCCACCGTGCAGAGCCGGTACGCGACGATGTTCACCGGGCTGGGCTGGACCGACGACGGAGAGGCCACGGTCGCGGGCCGCCCCCACCGGCGGATGAGCTGGCCGCTGGATCCGATAGCGCGCGTCGCGGCAGCCACCAAGTCCTTCCTCGGCGACGTGCTCGCTCCGCTGCGCGCGGTGGCAGGCGGGCTGGGGCCGAACGGTTTCGTCGGCGACGACGGTGTTCCGGTGCCCGGTACCGACGCGGTCGCGGCGTGCGACGCGATCATCCCGTCGATGGTCGAGCGGGATCCGGAGTGGGCGGGCTGGTGCGCCGTGCTGGTCAACGTCAACGACCTGTCGGCGATGGGCGCCACGCCCACGGGGCTGCTCGACGCGGTCGGGGCGCCGACCCGGTCGCTGCTGACCCGCATCGTGCGCGGCGTGGCCAACGCCTCGCAGGCGTGGCGGGTCCCGGTGCTCGGCGGGCACACCCAGCTCGGGGTGCCGGCGTCGCTGGCGATCACCGCGCTGGGGCGCACGGCCGACCCGGTGCCTGCAGGCGGCGGAGCAGCCGGCGACCCACTGCGCCTGACGGTCGACCTGGCCGGCCGTTGGCGTCCCGGCTACCACGGCCGGCAGTGGGATTCGACCAGCGGCCGCACCGCCGACGACCTCGCCCGGATGGCGGAGTATGTGGCCACCGTGCGGCCGCGGGCCGCCAAGGACGTCAGCATGGCCGGTATCGCAGGCACCGCGGGGATGCTGGCCGAGGCCGGTGGGGTCGGGGCCGAGATCGACGTCGCGACGGTTCCCCGGCCGGACGGCGCGGACCTCGGTTCCTGGCTGACGTGTTTCCCCGGTTTCGGGATGCTGACTGCGGGCGAGGCGGGCACGGCCCCGCTGCCCCAGTCGGTCGCCACCGCGGTGTGCGGCCGGCTCACGCGGCAGCCCGGGGTCCGTCTGCGCTGGCCCGACGGGGCGGTGACCGCGGTGCTGCCCGGCGCGGTGACCGGTCTGGGTACGGCATGA
- a CDS encoding MSMEG_0568 family radical SAM protein has protein sequence MTPSHAHSTRVDLALLGIRGTPPLSRGAGAGPSHDGHLVVDGLDAAIPRNPLSPFAFDGDKVLYDGHDTGLEIEVIERPKFYDLVTVDGVPFEKLARLHGRNVLATTVVQTCIRYDPDQRCRFCSIEESLRAGATTAVKRPAELAEVARAAVTLDGVTQMVMTTGTSAGADRGARHLARCVRAVKEAVPGLPIQVQCEPPADLGVLAELREAGADAIGIHVESLDDTVRRRWMPGKATVPLSQYRAAWREAVAVFGRNQVSTYLLVGLGEDPEELIAGAEELIEMGVYPFVVPFRPHPGTLAVEQDGASAPAAAVVEKVSHEVAHRLRMAGMTGAAQKAGCAACGACGVLQHMGG, from the coding sequence ATGACTCCTTCCCACGCGCATTCCACCCGCGTCGACCTCGCCCTGCTCGGTATCCGCGGCACCCCGCCGCTCAGCCGCGGCGCCGGCGCGGGCCCCAGCCACGACGGCCACCTGGTCGTCGACGGGCTCGACGCCGCCATCCCGCGGAACCCGCTGAGCCCGTTCGCCTTCGACGGCGACAAGGTGCTCTACGACGGGCACGACACCGGGCTGGAGATCGAGGTGATCGAACGCCCGAAGTTCTACGACCTGGTCACCGTCGACGGTGTCCCCTTCGAGAAGCTGGCCCGGCTGCACGGCCGGAACGTGCTGGCCACCACCGTGGTTCAGACGTGCATCCGTTACGACCCGGATCAGCGGTGCCGGTTCTGTTCCATCGAGGAGTCGCTGCGGGCCGGGGCTACCACCGCGGTCAAACGGCCCGCGGAGCTGGCCGAGGTGGCACGCGCGGCGGTCACCCTCGACGGGGTCACGCAGATGGTGATGACCACGGGCACCTCGGCGGGGGCCGACCGCGGGGCCCGCCACCTGGCGCGGTGCGTGCGGGCGGTCAAGGAGGCGGTGCCCGGGCTGCCGATCCAGGTGCAGTGTGAGCCGCCGGCCGATCTGGGCGTGCTCGCCGAGTTGCGCGAGGCCGGCGCCGACGCGATCGGCATCCACGTGGAGTCGCTGGACGACACGGTGCGCCGCCGCTGGATGCCCGGCAAGGCGACGGTCCCGCTTTCCCAGTACCGGGCTGCGTGGCGGGAGGCGGTCGCGGTGTTCGGCCGCAACCAGGTGTCCACCTATCTGCTGGTCGGCCTCGGCGAGGATCCCGAGGAGCTCATCGCCGGGGCGGAAGAGCTGATCGAGATGGGCGTGTACCCGTTCGTGGTGCCGTTCCGCCCGCACCCCGGCACGTTGGCGGTGGAGCAGGACGGCGCGTCCGCGCCCGCGGCCGCGGTGGTGGAGAAGGTCTCGCATGAGGTCGCACACCGGCTGCGGATGGCCGGGATGACCGGCGCCGCACAGAAGGCCGGCTGCGCCGCGTGCGGCGCGTGCGGTGTGCTGCAGCACATGGGCGGGTGA
- a CDS encoding MSMEG_0569 family flavin-dependent oxidoreductase, whose amino-acid sequence MSTHLPVAVIGGGQAGLSVSWYLSRAGIEHVVLEAQTPVHAWADSRWDNFTLVTPNWHCRLPGYSYTGPDPDGFMTRDEVVAWLAGWLDTFDAPVRTHTRVTRLRNAATGGFELTLAAPAGEQTLTCEHAVIATGGYPVPVLPSFAGALDPSVTQLHSEQYRNAGQLPDGAVLVVGTGQSGAQIAEDLHLAGRQVHLAVGSAPRVARTYRGRDCMTWLAEMGLYDRPAGEYPGGRAAIEKTNHYVTGRDGGRDIDLRRFAVEGMRLYGTLVDGHGTGLRFAPTLRGALDHADAVYNSICADIDAHIARTGAPAGPPSRYVPVWEPDTEATALDLTAAGVTSIVWAIGYRPDYRWIEASAFDGAGRPMQNRGVTAVPGLSFVGLPWMHTWGSGRFLGVDRDAAHLAASIVTAYREPAALRLAVGG is encoded by the coding sequence ATGAGCACGCACCTGCCGGTCGCGGTCATCGGCGGCGGACAGGCCGGGCTGTCGGTGAGCTGGTATCTGTCCCGCGCCGGCATCGAGCACGTGGTGCTGGAAGCCCAGACCCCCGTGCACGCGTGGGCCGACAGCCGTTGGGACAACTTCACTCTCGTCACCCCGAACTGGCACTGCCGGCTGCCCGGGTACAGCTACACCGGACCTGATCCGGACGGCTTCATGACCCGCGACGAGGTGGTCGCGTGGCTGGCCGGCTGGCTGGACACCTTCGACGCGCCGGTGCGCACCCACACCCGGGTGACCCGGCTGCGCAACGCCGCCACCGGCGGTTTCGAGCTCACCCTGGCCGCGCCCGCCGGCGAGCAGACGCTGACCTGCGAGCACGCCGTGATCGCCACCGGCGGCTACCCGGTGCCGGTGCTGCCGAGCTTCGCCGGCGCACTGGACCCTTCGGTCACCCAGCTGCACTCCGAGCAGTACCGCAATGCCGGTCAACTCCCCGACGGCGCGGTGCTGGTGGTGGGCACCGGGCAGTCCGGCGCGCAGATCGCCGAGGACCTGCACCTGGCCGGACGGCAGGTGCACCTGGCGGTCGGCAGCGCCCCGCGGGTGGCCCGCACCTACCGCGGCCGCGACTGCATGACGTGGCTGGCCGAGATGGGTCTCTACGACCGGCCCGCCGGCGAGTACCCCGGCGGCCGGGCCGCGATCGAGAAGACCAACCACTACGTCACCGGCCGTGACGGCGGTCGGGACATCGACCTGCGCCGCTTCGCCGTCGAAGGCATGCGCCTCTACGGCACGCTGGTCGACGGTCACGGCACCGGTCTGCGGTTCGCTCCGACTCTGCGCGGGGCACTCGATCACGCCGACGCGGTGTACAACTCGATCTGCGCCGACATCGACGCACACATCGCGCGGACCGGCGCCCCGGCCGGCCCGCCGAGCCGGTACGTCCCGGTGTGGGAACCCGACACCGAGGCCACCGCACTGGATCTGACCGCCGCGGGGGTCACCAGCATCGTCTGGGCGATCGGCTACCGGCCGGACTACCGGTGGATCGAGGCGAGCGCCTTCGACGGCGCCGGCCGCCCGATGCAGAACCGCGGCGTGACCGCGGTGCCCGGGCTCAGCTTCGTCGGGCTGCCCTGGATGCACACCTGGGGGTCGGGCCGCTTCCTCGGTGTCGACCGCGACGCCGCACACCTCGCCGCGAGCATCGTCACCGCATACCGCGAGCCTGCGGCGCTGCGCCTGGCGGTAGGCGGCTGA
- a CDS encoding MSMEG_0570 family nitrogen starvation response protein, whose translation MPEMTFRVRWPDGVEQRCYSPSLVVHDHFSTDGCYTVAEFVERTDRAMAEAGDRVRAKFGFACTAAAATAEAVSRAAARYPGDAAVRVVEMHPPLEAS comes from the coding sequence ATGCCTGAGATGACCTTCCGGGTGCGGTGGCCCGACGGCGTCGAACAGCGCTGCTACTCACCGAGTCTGGTCGTCCACGACCACTTCAGCACCGACGGCTGCTACACCGTGGCGGAGTTCGTCGAGCGCACCGACCGGGCGATGGCCGAGGCCGGCGACCGGGTGCGGGCCAAGTTCGGCTTCGCGTGCACCGCCGCGGCGGCCACCGCCGAGGCGGTCAGCCGGGCCGCGGCCCGCTACCCCGGCGACGCCGCTGTCCGCGTGGTGGAGATGCACCCGCCTCTGGAGGCGTCATGA